One Zeugodacus cucurbitae isolate PBARC_wt_2022May chromosome 3, idZeuCucr1.2, whole genome shotgun sequence genomic region harbors:
- the Slco5a1_0 gene encoding solute carrier organic anion transporter family member 5A1 isoform X3 produces the protein MYQMTGLYSETNTSGDDSSVDAAIQDSQVNLGELVSCSAAAAPGVNNLCANAASRSTCNCHNQHYHHPPTHQNNHLHHPHAHNQCQQPAVCSGCCNEILAKSHSRQPSASAAVGASNVVGTAINNNATTPAAMLYESEYDDDDELQSRDCGILNYRPGRIQKFARIKVFVLLLSILVTLQQALSSGYINSVITTIEKRFEIPSSYSGLIASSYEIGNVITVIFVSYLGSRRHIPVWIGIGAAIMGIGSLVFMVPHFTGEPNPGVTIMNDSSDNICRSALVRDQDMDLGRLSSGLSNPPLAPHTLREDNCLEGKLSTFGPVLLFVIAQLLLGCGGSPLFTLGTTYVDDHVKTESSSMYIGCMYSMAAFGPVLGFLLGAYLLSFHMDSLSSTIISINPGDRRWVGMWWGGFLLCGVLLLIVAVPFFSFPKVLTTEKKKIRKSSVMQPAVPNNSNSLPRGTDPAGKVKKEIVAVSAKEDDEPRVDTGYGKDIKDIPQSMLRLVTNPVYIVTCLGACMELWIVSGFVVFLPKYLETQFSVGKSQASVFTGSIAVPGACIGIFIGGCILKRFQLKPKGAVQFVIISNAICLALYAMLFFLGCDNLKMAGTTIPYYRSAKHGVIEPFQVNLTAACNFGCECLTTDVEPVCGNNGLTYFSPCHAGCTAFSSTSNYTNCACVHSNISSSIYMGAGGSQAQALNANEDFAEVTVVPVATAGPCATPCRTIYPFLILLFFMTFIVASTQMPLLMIVLRSVSEEERSFALGMQFVIFRLFGYIPAPILFGNLIDSTCLLWKSTCGEKGGRCLIYDIEKFRYKYVGLCATVKIVALVIFIADWWLVRRRKQLEKLKPINANDPIIGSIISLDKLFEEKLMTNETNPQYGSNGEIILTSDVLRHSRNDSRNIQLEYGYDKCNNAVNSTGLSTPQTKSKKHFRSASCDVKMIRSFSKEQNIAPGTASTEGGMHEPIKIKSLKRFQTHSRNNSSDLNSDFRNKLTHSRTNSRDDAGALNIRYIQNQLKPQEDEEDDDELTTGCGHFVKKHARNHSYDQIYMPNNIRFDADFFRNHHNNKNKNVNVLKNVMNREEQRVKNSNETEAAAAAALAATAVSSRGHSRNNSKDLNVRTAAATTTASNNSNTTAPVGVSAGGVVGAAHNVAEAALSILRHRRTNSKDLNYTLCTNNERNEHGSSTACSSNASTPAHVSGGGGVAAALHLKHAHARKVSHHKIQIDDERNELISASRDDEDDSNAEEAQNASSATNRKDIEALR, from the exons ATGTACCAGATGACGGGCCTTTACTCCGAGACGAATACGAGCGGCGATGACAGCAGTGTGGACGCTGCCATACAAGACTCTCAGGTCAACTTGGGCGAACTGGTCAGTTGCAGCGCCGCTGCGGCGCCTGGCGTCAATAATCTGTGCGCCAATGCAGCGTCGCGCTCCACCTGCAACTGCCACAACCAGCATTATCATCACCCACCAACACATCAGAACAATCATCTGCATCACCCACACGCGCATAACCAATGCCAACAGCCGGCGGTGTGCAGCGGTTGTTGCAATGAGATTCTGGCGAAAAGTCACAGCCGTCAGCCATCGGCTAGCGCTGCTGTGGGTGCAAGCAATGTCGTTGGCACCGCCATTAATAATAATGCAACGACGCCGGCTGCCATGCTATACGAATCGGAGTATGATGACGATGACGAATTGCAGTCACGCGATTGTGGTATTCTCAATTATCGGCCGGGTCGTATACAGAAATTTGCACGCATCAAAGTGTTCGTGCTGCTGCTTTCGATTTTAGTCACACTACAGCAGGCATTGAGTTCCGGTTATATAAATTCAGTGATAACAACGATTGAGAAACGCTTCGAGATACCCTCAAGTTATTCTGGCCTGATAGCGTCCAGCTATGAGATTGGCAATGTGATAACTGTAATTTTTGTGAGCTATTTAGGTAGTCGACGTCACATACCCGTATGGATTGGTATAG GTGCCGCCATAATGGGCATTGGCTCATTGGTTTTCATGGTGCCACACTTTACCGGCGAACCGAATCCCGGTGTCACAATTATGAATGATTCAAGTGATAATATATGTCGCAGTGCATTGGTACGTGATCAAGATATGGACTTAGGTAGACTATCGAGTGGACTCTCCAATCCACCATTGGCGCCGCATACGTTACGCGAAGATAACTGTCTCGAAGGCAAGTTGTCAACATTCGGGCCGGTGCTATTGTTTGTCATAGCACAGTTGCTGCTCGGTTGCGGTGGTAGTCCACTCTTCACACTCGGCACCACATATGTGGACGATCATGTGAAAACGGAGAGCTCATCAATGTACATAGGTTGTATGTATAGTATGGCCGCATTTGGACCGGTACTGGGATTTTTACTCGGCGCCTACTTGCTGTCCTTTCACATGGACTCACTGTCATCCACAATTATATCGATAA aTCCAGGTGATCGTCGCTGGGTTGGCATGTGGTGGGGTGGTTTCCTGCTTTGCGGGGTTTTGCTGCTTATCGTGGCCGTGCCGTTCTTCTCCTTTCCAAAA GTGCTCACTACCGAAAAGAAGAAAATACGCAAGAGCTCTGTTATGCAACCAGCAGTGCCTAACAATTCCAATAGTCTTCCACGTGGCACCGATCCGGCAGgcaaagtaaaaaaagaaatagtgGCTGTGAGCGCGAAGGAAGACGACGAACCGCGTGTGGATACCGGTTATGGCAAGGACATCAAAG ACATACCACAATCAATGTTGCGTCTCGTCACAAATCCCGTGTATATTGTTACTTGCTTGGGTGCCTGTATGGAACTGTGGATCGTGTCTGGCTTTGTTGTGTTCCTACCCAAATACTTAGAGACCCAATTTAGTGTGGGCAAAAGTCAAGCGAGTGTTTTTACTGGTTCCATAGCCGTACCGGGTGCTTGTATTGGCATCTTCATAGGCGGCTGCATATTGAAACGTTTCCAGTTGAAACCCAAAGGCGCCGTACAGTTTGTCATCATCTCGAACGCCATCTGCCTTGCGCTCTATGCAATGCTATTTTTCCTCGGTTGCGATAATCTGAAAATGGCTGGCACCACAATACCATACTACCGGAGCGCCAAACACGGTGTGATTGAACCATTCCAAGTCAATCTCACGGCAGCCTGCAATTTCGGCTGTGAATGCCTGACCACAGATGTCGAACCGGTGTGTGGCAATAATGGTCTGACTTACTTCAGTCCCTGCCATGCAGGCTGTACCGCTTTCTCATCCACATCCAACTACACCAACTGTGCTT GTGTTCACTCGAATATATCGAGCAGCATTTATATGGGCGCCGGTGGCAGTCAAGCTCAAGCGTTAAACGCCAACGAAGATTTTGCCGAAGTTACTGTGGTTCCTGTTGCCACTGCCGGCCCATGCGCCACGCCCTGTCGCACCATCTATCCTTTCCTCATATTGCTCTTCTTCATGACTTTCATTGTGGCATCGACGCAAATGCCGCTGCTGATGATTGTCTTGCGCTCCGTGTCGGAGGAGGAGCGTTCCTTTGCGCTCGGCATGCAATTCGTTATATTCCGTTTGTTCGGTTACATACCGGCGCCCATTCTATTTGGTAACCTAATCGATTCGACATGCTTACTATGGAAATCGACATGCGGCGAGAAGGGTGGCCGTTGTTTGATCTATGACATTGAGAAGTTCAGATACAA ATATGTGGGACTCTGCGCCACAGTTAAAATCGTCGCACTCGTAATATTTATTGCCGATTGGTGGTTGGTAAGAAGAAGGAAACAATTGGAGAAACTGAAGCCTATCAACGCAAACGATCCGATCATCGGTTCCATTATCAGTTTGGATAAAC TATTTGAGGAAAAGTTGATGACCAACGAGACGAATCCGCAATATGGCAGCAATGGTGAAATTATATTGACTTCAGATGTGCTGCGGCACTCGCGAAATGATTCACGCAACATACAGTTAGAATATGG CTATGACAAGTGCAATAATGCCGTCAACTCTACGGGTCTGTCGACACCGCAAACGAAATCGAAGAAGCATTTCCGCAGCGCATCTTGTGACGTCAAAATGATACGCAGCTTCTCGAAGGAGCAAAATATTGCGCCTGGCACTGCCTCGACGGAAGGTGGCATGCATGAGCCCATTAAAATCAAGAGCTTAAAACGGTTTCAAACGCATTCCCGCAATAATTCCAGTGATTTAAATAGCGATTTCCGTAATAAACTCACACATTCGCGCACAAATTCACGCGACGACGCCGGCGCGCTCAACATACGTTACATACAAAATCAGCTGAAACCGCAGGAGGATGAAGAGGACGATGATGAGCTAACCACTGGTTGTGGACACTTCGTGAAGAAGCATGCACGCAATCATTCCTACGATCAGATTTATATGCCCAATAATATACGCTTCGATGCGGACTTCTTCCGCAAtcatcacaacaacaagaacaagaatGTGAATGTGTTGAAGAATGTAATGAACAGGGAGGAGCAACGTGTGAAGAATTCGAATGAAACAGAGGCAGCTGCAGCAGCGGCGCTGGCCGCAACGGCGGTCAGTTCACGCGGACACTCACGCAACAATTCCAAGGACTTGAATGTACGCACAGccgccgcaacaacaacagccagcaATAATAGCAATACAACAGCACCGGTGGGAGTGAGTGCCGGCGGTGTTGTAGGCGCTGCGCACAATGTCGCTGAGGCGGCTTTAAGTATACTACGCCATCGGCGCACCAACTCCAAAGACTTGAATTACACGCTCTGCACCAACAACGAGCGCAATGAGCACGGCAGCAGCACGGCTTGCAGTAGCAATGCGTCAACGCCAGCGCATGTCAGTGGTGGTGGCGGCGTGGCGGCCGCTTTGCATTTGAAGCATGCACATGCGCGCAAGGTCTCCCATCATAAGATACAAATCGACGATGAGCGCAACGAGTTGATCAGTGCGTCACGCGACGATGAGGACGACTCAAATGCAGAGGAGGCGCAAAATGCCAGCAGTGCGACAAATCGCAAAGATATAGAAGCATTGCGCTAA